A portion of the Eubacterium maltosivorans genome contains these proteins:
- a CDS encoding beta strand repeat-containing protein encodes MKKTNDKELYKIYISLLMMVVMIFPIFLNTAVQAESERAASKPAQVITAFNVSDEDLKNRNTALGTNAEQLELPDRVSVNLEGSEEIQENSVEVPVTWAAQPQYNMNAPGEYTFTAAVGGEYVLAEGLAAPRIKVIVEEAADSQENKAREVQPLSNAEPYQISSAGSTLDQKKYATLKAAFDAINQDTAAQYTINLSSDDDMTGDGAAELTRENVKIIINGNKHTILQGDYDSHISSIGISNIDLEIDNIKLTATYKHLGGIAVPLGKVTIKNSTLSNMMSEFGAINANFENSSFQDMIGPIISSETYGITGYAKSTFSNCTFKNIDGLYAKKFMFFNYSSDILFKNCTLENVGYLHHDRSSPLTIEDCTFKNTGQIFTWNNCTLNLKGTVLLDGTPIEMRNNAILTAEPGSDITIKNTTTSAIYGGNISNINFSGASVKFENNGRAISSRKPTSEEIAQYPNITAVRTSIVEKYYNYLHPLNNKDIAFTGGIDFPSYIPTYEPNKGSGTRYEDRDTKEPDYKNVFYGTGAGYIVLDNASDTHLQYSRTGYEFDSWNTKNDGTGHSYTAHDVATINADNNTFYAIWNAHRYTVKFDGNTADGGSTASQTMTYDQAANLTANGYTKTGYTFTGWNTQQDGGGTVYTDGENVINLTATEGEEITLYAQWRANNYTIKYEGNNADGGSMSNQPMAFNVAVNLTANAYTRAGYTFTGWNSNADGSGIGYADGQSVINLTSVEGGTVMLYAQWKPHQYTVKFDGNTADGGGTASQTMTYDTAADLTANGYTKTGYTFTGWNTQSGGGGTRYSNGESVKNLTAEEDGNVTLYAQWRANSYTVKFDGNTADGGSTASQTMTYDQAVNLTANGYIKTGYTFTGWNTQSDGGGTAYTDGQNVKNLTAVEGESITLYAQWQANHYTVTFNGNTADGGSTASQGMTYDTAANLTANGYTKTGYTFISWNTQQDGGGATYTDGENVKNLTSIEGDTVKLYAQWRANSYTVKFDGNTADGGSTANQAMTYDQAANLTANGYTKTGYTFNGWNTQSDGGGTSYTNVQNVINLTATEGETVTLYAQWRANSYTVKFDGNTADGGSTANQAMTYDTAADLTLNGYTKTGYTFTGWNTQQDGGGIAYTDGQNVINLTAVEGETITLYAQWRANNYTIKFDGNTADGGSTSDQSMTYDTAANLTLNGYTKTGYTFTGWNTQLDGGGTRYADGQEVINLTVNEGETVTLYAQWRANNYTIKFDGNTADGGSTSDQSMTYDTAADLTLNGYTKTGYTFTGWNTQQDGGGIAYIDGQNVTNLTAIEGETITLYAQWRANNYTIKFDGNTADGGSTQDQAMTYDQAADLTINSYTKTGYTFTGWNTQSDGKGTAYTDGQNVINLTAVEGETVILYAQWRANNYTIKFDGNTADGGSTSDQSMTYDTAADLTLNGYTKTGYTFTSWNTQSSGGGTVYTDAQNVVNLTAVEGETVTLYAQWRSNNYTIRFDGNSADSGSTQDQAMTYDQAADLTLNGYTKIGYTFTGWNTQSDGSGTVYTDGQNVTNLTPVEGETVTLYAQWRANTYTIKFDGNTADGGSTPDQAMTYDTAANLTINGYTKTGYTFTSWNTQPDGGGTAYNNEQSVVNLTPGEGDVVTLYAQWHAIDYKVAFNGNTADSGSMSDQPMAFDIAVNLTANAYTKTGYTFVGWNTKADGEGTGYADGQAVVNLTAVEGETVTLYAQWRANNYTIKFDGNTADGGSTQDQAMTYDQAADLTINGYTKTGYTFTSWNTQQDGGGTAYTDGQNVINLTAVEGETVTLYAQWRANNYTIKFDGNTADDGNMPDQPMIYDIETSLSINGYTKTGYTFTGWSTQQDGKGTIYADGQNVINLTPEEGGMVTLYAQWRANSYTIRFDGNTADGGDTSDQSMTYDTAANLTVNGYTKTGYTFTGWNTQQDSGGTAYTDGQNVINLTAAEGETVTLYAQWRANTYTIKFDGNTADGGSTQDQAMTYDHAANLTPNGYTKTGYTFTGWNTQADGGGTVYTDAQNVVNLTAAEGETITLFAQWRANNYLVTFEGNTADGGSTADQAMTYDQAVNLTVNGYTKTGYTFTGWNTQADGGGTTFTDEQNVVNLSPNEGETVTLYAQWRANSYTVRFDGNSADGGKTPDQVMTYDQAMELPANGYTKTSYAFMGWNTRADGQGTGYAEGESVKNLTAADDDTVLLYAQWRLRTPNITLNQNVSTHGDTITVTGADFEPDAEIVFTVHSAPKEVGRMHADAQGEVLFIFQMPSDVEAGDHTLLADNGIHSAQVPIKVTASAHADSNAADSSANAGSSSAGTGIQGSTYIPVVIILLICGVLVIVLFKRKRSKR; translated from the coding sequence ATGAAAAAAACGAATGATAAAGAATTATACAAAATCTATATAAGTCTCCTGATGATGGTAGTCATGATATTTCCGATCTTTCTCAATACGGCTGTTCAGGCAGAATCAGAAAGGGCGGCTTCAAAACCAGCTCAGGTGATCACTGCCTTTAATGTGTCTGACGAAGATCTGAAGAATCGAAATACTGCTTTGGGTACAAACGCAGAGCAGCTGGAACTGCCGGACAGAGTGTCCGTTAATCTTGAAGGATCAGAAGAAATACAGGAAAACAGCGTGGAAGTGCCCGTCACCTGGGCAGCCCAGCCCCAGTATAATATGAATGCCCCGGGCGAGTATACCTTCACCGCCGCTGTAGGAGGAGAATATGTACTGGCAGAAGGACTTGCCGCGCCAAGGATTAAGGTTATCGTCGAAGAAGCCGCTGACAGCCAGGAAAATAAGGCCCGAGAGGTGCAGCCCTTGTCAAATGCTGAGCCATACCAGATCAGCAGCGCTGGCAGCACTTTAGATCAAAAGAAATACGCAACACTGAAGGCCGCTTTTGACGCTATTAACCAGGATACAGCTGCGCAGTATACCATCAATTTGAGCAGTGATGATGATATGACAGGCGATGGAGCGGCAGAGCTTACCCGGGAAAATGTAAAAATAATCATTAATGGAAATAAGCATACCATTCTCCAGGGCGATTATGATAGTCATATAAGTAGTATCGGTATAAGCAATATAGACTTAGAGATAGACAATATAAAATTAACCGCTACATATAAGCATCTCGGCGGAATTGCAGTTCCTTTGGGCAAAGTAACCATAAAAAATTCAACTTTATCAAATATGATGTCAGAGTTTGGAGCAATAAATGCAAATTTTGAAAACAGTAGCTTTCAGGATATGATAGGCCCAATAATATCATCAGAGACATATGGTATTACTGGATATGCTAAAAGCACATTTAGTAACTGCACATTTAAAAATATAGATGGTCTATATGCTAAAAAATTCATGTTTTTTAACTATAGTAGCGACATTTTATTTAAGAATTGTACACTAGAAAACGTCGGCTATCTCCATCATGACCGCAGCAGTCCGCTGACCATTGAAGATTGTACCTTTAAAAATACCGGACAGATCTTTACATGGAACAACTGTACTTTAAATTTAAAAGGAACGGTGCTTTTGGATGGCACGCCTATTGAGATGCGTAATAATGCCATACTCACAGCAGAACCCGGCAGCGATATCACCATAAAAAACACAACAACATCCGCCATTTACGGCGGCAATATAAGCAATATCAATTTTTCCGGTGCGAGTGTTAAGTTTGAAAATAACGGCAGAGCCATAAGCTCCAGAAAGCCCACCAGTGAGGAAATTGCCCAATATCCCAATATTACAGCGGTCCGCACCAGCATCGTGGAAAAGTATTATAACTACCTGCATCCTCTGAATAATAAAGACATTGCCTTCACAGGCGGAATCGATTTTCCGTCATATATACCGACCTATGAGCCCAACAAGGGTTCAGGCACAAGGTATGAGGACCGGGATACCAAAGAACCCGATTACAAAAATGTATTTTACGGGACAGGCGCAGGATACATTGTTTTAGATAATGCTTCAGACACACATTTGCAGTATTCAAGGACCGGTTATGAATTCGATTCATGGAATACCAAGAATGACGGCACCGGTCATTCTTATACGGCACATGATGTCGCTACAATAAATGCAGACAATAATACCTTTTACGCCATTTGGAATGCGCATCGGTATACCGTAAAATTTGACGGAAATACGGCTGATGGCGGCAGTACAGCCAGCCAGACCATGACCTATGATCAGGCGGCCAACCTGACAGCGAACGGCTATACCAAAACTGGCTATACCTTTACCGGCTGGAACACCCAGCAGGATGGCGGCGGAACCGTTTATACCGATGGAGAAAATGTTATAAACCTGACGGCCACCGAAGGGGAAGAAATAACCCTGTACGCCCAGTGGCGCGCCAACAACTACACTATCAAATATGAGGGAAACAACGCAGACGGTGGTAGCATGAGTAACCAGCCAATGGCTTTTAACGTTGCAGTCAATCTGACCGCCAATGCCTACACCAGAGCGGGCTACACCTTTACCGGTTGGAACAGCAATGCCGATGGAAGTGGAATCGGCTATGCAGACGGCCAAAGCGTTATAAACCTGACATCTGTCGAAGGGGGCACAGTAATGCTGTATGCGCAGTGGAAGCCTCATCAGTATACTGTTAAATTTGATGGAAATACCGCTGATGGCGGCGGCACTGCCAGCCAGACCATGACCTATGACACGGCAGCCGACCTGACAGCGAACGGTTATACCAAAACCGGCTACACCTTTACCGGCTGGAATACTCAGTCAGGAGGTGGCGGTACCAGATATTCCAATGGTGAGAGCGTCAAGAACCTGACCGCCGAGGAGGACGGAAATGTCACCCTGTACGCCCAATGGCGCGCTAACAGCTATACCGTCAAGTTTGATGGCAACACGGCTGATGGCGGCAGTACAGCCAGCCAGACCATGACCTATGATCAGGCGGTGAACCTGACAGCCAACGGCTATATAAAAACCGGCTATACCTTTACAGGCTGGAATACTCAATCCGATGGGGGAGGAACAGCCTATACCGATGGGCAGAATGTTAAAAACTTAACCGCTGTTGAAGGTGAAAGCATAACATTATATGCTCAATGGCAGGCAAATCATTATACCGTCACATTTAATGGAAATACCGCCGACGGCGGCAGTACAGCCAGCCAGGGCATGACTTATGATACGGCAGCCAATCTGACGGCCAATGGCTACACTAAAACAGGCTATACCTTTATCAGCTGGAATACCCAGCAGGATGGCGGTGGAGCCACCTATACGGATGGAGAAAATGTTAAAAACCTCACATCTATCGAAGGAGATACAGTAAAGCTGTACGCTCAGTGGCGGGCCAACAGCTACACCGTCAAATTTGACGGCAACACCGCCGATGGCGGCAGTACAGCAAACCAAGCCATGACTTATGATCAGGCAGCCAATCTGACGGCTAACGGCTACACTAAAACAGGGTATACTTTTAACGGATGGAATACCCAATCCGATGGCGGAGGAACGTCCTATACGAATGTCCAGAATGTCATAAATCTGACAGCAACAGAGGGAGAAACCGTCACCCTGTATGCCCAGTGGCGTGCCAACAGCTACACCGTCAAGTTCGACGGCAACACCGCAGACGGCGGCAGCACAGCGAACCAGGCCATGACTTATGACACGGCGGCTGACCTGACGCTTAACGGCTACACCAAAACCGGTTACACCTTTACGGGCTGGAACACCCAACAGGATGGTGGAGGAATTGCCTACACCGATGGACAGAATGTGATAAATCTGACGGCCGTCGAAGGCGAAACCATTACCCTGTATGCCCAGTGGCGTGCCAATAACTATACCATCAAATTTGACGGCAACACCGCAGATGGCGGCAGCACAAGCGACCAGAGTATGACCTATGACACAGCGGCCAACCTGACACTTAACGGTTACACCAAAACCGGCTACACCTTTACCGGCTGGAATACCCAACTCGATGGCGGCGGAACCAGATATGCGGATGGGCAGGAGGTCATAAACCTAACAGTTAATGAAGGCGAAACCGTCACCCTGTATGCCCAGTGGCGTGCCAATAACTATACCATCAAATTTGACGGCAACACGGCAGATGGCGGCAGCACAAGCGACCAGAGTATGACCTATGATACAGCGGCTGACCTGACGCTTAACGGCTACACCAAAACCGGCTACACCTTTACGGGCTGGAACACCCAGCAGGATGGTGGAGGAATTGCCTACATCGATGGCCAGAATGTGACAAATCTGACGGCTATCGAAGGCGAAACCATTACCCTGTATGCCCAGTGGCGAGCCAATAACTATACCATCAAATTTGATGGCAACACCGCAGACGGCGGCAGTACGCAGGATCAGGCCATGACCTATGATCAGGCAGCAGACCTGACGATCAATAGCTATACTAAAACCGGCTACACCTTTACCGGCTGGAACACCCAGTCCGATGGCAAAGGAACTGCCTATACCGATGGCCAGAATGTGATAAATCTGACGGCCGTCGAAGGCGAAACAGTTATCCTGTATGCCCAGTGGCGTGCCAATAACTATACCATCAAATTTGATGGAAACACCGCAGATGGCGGCAGCACAAGCGACCAGAGTATGACCTATGACACAGCGGCTGACCTGACACTTAACGGTTACACCAAAACTGGCTACACCTTTACCAGCTGGAACACTCAATCCAGTGGCGGCGGGACAGTCTATACCGACGCACAGAATGTGGTGAACCTGACCGCTGTCGAAGGGGAAACCGTCACCCTGTATGCCCAGTGGCGTTCCAATAACTACACCATCAGATTTGACGGCAACAGCGCCGACAGCGGCAGCACGCAGGATCAGGCCATGACCTATGATCAGGCAGCAGACCTGACGCTTAACGGCTACACCAAAATCGGCTACACCTTTACCGGCTGGAACACTCAATCTGATGGCAGCGGAACCGTTTATACCGATGGGCAAAATGTTACAAATCTGACACCTGTCGAGGGTGAAACAGTTACCCTGTACGCCCAGTGGCGTGCCAACACTTACACCATCAAGTTCGATGGCAACACAGCCGATGGCGGCAGCACACCAGATCAGGCCATGACCTATGATACGGCCGCGAACCTGACCATCAACGGCTATACCAAAACCGGCTACACCTTTACCAGCTGGAACACCCAGCCCGATGGCGGCGGAACCGCTTATAATAATGAGCAAAGTGTGGTGAATCTGACACCAGGCGAAGGAGATGTCGTAACGCTGTATGCTCAATGGCATGCCATTGATTATAAGGTGGCGTTTAACGGTAATACCGCCGACAGCGGCAGCATGAGCGATCAGCCAATGGCCTTTGACATTGCAGTGAATCTGACTGCCAATGCCTACACCAAAACCGGTTATACCTTTGTGGGCTGGAACACCAAAGCCGATGGTGAAGGAACAGGATATGCGGATGGGCAGGCGGTTGTAAATCTGACGGCTGTCGAAGGCGAGACCGTCACCCTGTACGCCCAGTGGCGGGCCAACAACTATACCATCAAATTTGATGGCAACACCGCAGACGGCGGCAGTACGCAGGATCAGGCCATGACCTATGATCAGGCAGCAGACCTGACCATCAATGGCTATACTAAAACCGGCTACACCTTTACCAGCTGGAACACCCAGCAGGATGGTGGAGGAACTGCCTATACCGATGGACAGAATGTGATAAATCTGACGGCCGTCGAAGGCGAAACCGTCACCCTGTACGCCCAGTGGCGAGCCAATAACTATACCATCAAATTTGACGGTAATACGGCCGACGACGGCAATATGCCTGACCAGCCTATGATTTATGACATCGAAACCAGTCTGAGCATTAACGGCTATACTAAAACTGGTTATACCTTTACAGGCTGGAGCACCCAGCAGGATGGCAAAGGAACTATCTATGCCGATGGACAAAATGTCATCAATCTGACCCCGGAAGAAGGAGGAATGGTAACCCTGTATGCCCAGTGGCGTGCCAACAGCTACACCATAAGATTTGACGGCAACACCGCAGACGGCGGAGACACAAGCGACCAGAGCATGACCTATGACACGGCAGCGAATCTGACCGTCAACGGCTACACCAAAACCGGCTACACCTTTACCGGCTGGAACACCCAGCAGGACAGCGGAGGAACAGCCTATACCGATGGACAAAATGTCATCAATCTGACGGCTGCCGAGGGTGAAACAGTTACCCTGTACGCTCAGTGGCGTGCCAACACTTACACCATCAAGTTCGATGGCAACACCGCAGACGGCGGCAGCACGCAGGATCAGGCCATGACCTATGATCATGCGGCCAACCTGACGCCTAACGGCTACACCAAAACCGGCTACACCTTTACTGGATGGAACACCCAGGCCGATGGCGGAGGGACAGTCTATACCGACGCACAGAATGTGGTGAACCTGACCGCTGCCGAAGGGGAAACAATCACCTTGTTTGCTCAATGGCGAGCCAACAATTATCTGGTGACATTCGAAGGCAATACCGCGGATGGCGGAAGTACGGCAGACCAGGCCATGACTTATGATCAGGCAGTGAACCTGACCGTCAATGGCTACACTAAAACTGGCTATACCTTCACCGGCTGGAATACCCAGGCCGATGGGGGCGGAACCACTTTTACCGATGAGCAAAACGTCGTCAACCTCTCTCCAAATGAGGGAGAAACAGTGACTCTGTACGCCCAGTGGCGTGCCAACAGCTACACTGTCAGATTCGACGGCAACAGCGCCGATGGCGGCAAAACACCAGATCAGGTAATGACCTATGATCAAGCGATGGAACTGCCCGCCAATGGCTATACTAAAACCAGCTACGCCTTTATGGGCTGGAATACCCGGGCCGATGGCCAGGGAACCGGATATGCAGAGGGAGAAAGCGTGAAGAACCTGACCGCTGCGGATGATGATACCGTTCTTTTATACGCCCAGTGGCGTTTAAGAACACCAAACATCACCCTAAACCAGAATGTGAGCACACATGGGGATACCATCACAGTGACAGGCGCCGATTTTGAACCAGACGCAGAAATTGTTTTTACAGTACATTCTGCGCCAAAGGAAGTCGGGCGGATGCACGCCGATGCCCAGGGCGAGGTCCTGTTTATCTTCCAGATGCCCTCTGATGTTGAGGCAGGGGATCACACCCTTTTAGCCGATAACGGTATCCATTCTGCCCAGGTGCCTATTAAGGTAACAGCATCAGCACATGCCGATTCCAATGCGGCAGACAGCAGCGCTAATGCAGGCAGCAGCAGTGCAGGCACCGGAATACAGGGCAGCACCTACATCCCTGTAGTGATAATATTGCTGATTTGCGGTGTTTTGGTGATTGTATTATTCAAGAGAAAGCGTTCGAAGCGTTAA
- a CDS encoding InlB B-repeat-containing protein, producing the protein MKKFYTKELHKLSIGLILLLMLLFVFLLNTGVQAEEQNLPQINQIISAFDIPDESLASRDIALGTSLEQLSLPSSLPARVEGSKNEQQLEIPVTWTAQPQYDKDTPGEYRFTAVPAEAYILSDTLVAPDLTVTVKQADDPITANDDEIVSNKQENSEFQDFLNQAFSFDITSGSIVVEPDTTGQSDIQVTQGSSVTHGVASSDTIELYSTSGATTNHSVMVRGGIEANVVVNGINIKSPSGDGFSITENSTVTLTIVGNNYVQPSGSYYAGILVRVGSSLTIEDGGNGFLEARGGNYSAAIGGASSYDSLGSGDITINSGTINCYAGKWNAILGGYGADIEINGGKVTISHTNNNFEKKGIIANTLLLNGGTVTADGYRNPSIECNKAIINGGSLYVNSSISGSFLNGAGLSVAQNKIDANSIYGPNERVNAGELDVLMSRLHTTLVPDAHLNLYGVSEVYTDSNSAVYLWLPLVNMPLTDIEAPSSVKDYDNSELPEKITAKYLSTPVTLKLLNPDDYSSSANYQWQLNGKDIEGATSQTLEAKDIGAYTLNITDGSSVSSYRQIIFSAVYTLSFDSNGGRGVMPDQIKNYGEALSLNPNEFTKEGYTFNGWKDLKSGTVYPDKTTLNEDLTVIDGEVVKLYAQWRANNYTIKYDGNTADGGGTPEQTMTYDTAAHLTANGYTKTGYSFTGWNTQQDGGGTTYIDGQNVINLTATEGEEVSLYAQWCANSYTVKFDGNTADGGSTANQAMTYDQEAKLTANGYTKTGHTFTGWNTQSDGGGTAYTDGQNVKNLTVIEGETVTLYAQWRANSYNIKFDGNSADGGDTAAQSMIYDTAANLTANGYTKTGYTFIGWNSQADSKGTSYIDGQNVINLTATEGETVILYAQWRANNYTIKFDGNSADGGSTSDQSMTYDTAVDLRLNGYTKTGYTFTGWNTQSDGGGTAYTDGQNVTNLTAIEGETITLYAQWRANSYTVKFNGNTADGGSTQDQAMAYDTAANLTLNGYTKTGYTFTGWNTQQDGGGTAYTESENVKNMTPDDGGVVTLYAQWRANTYSVKFDGNTADGGSMPDQTMIYDQAADLELNSYTKIGAVFIGWNTQIDGKGTAYTNGENVRNLTTTDNETFPLYAQWRLRTPGISTSQSTGKHGDTITVTGEDFEPNVEITFTLHSIPKEIGRAAADEEGKVTLTFQVPSDIEEGDHQLTADNGIHSAQTGFKVLKTVNADSEKNDNSTHKSAVGTGIQSYGYIPVVLTLLVFVVAFAVLLKRNKSK; encoded by the coding sequence ATGAAAAAGTTTTACACAAAAGAACTTCATAAGTTAAGTATAGGTTTGATCCTGCTGCTTATGCTGTTGTTTGTGTTTTTATTAAATACAGGAGTTCAGGCAGAAGAGCAGAACTTACCCCAAATAAATCAAATAATCAGTGCTTTTGATATACCTGATGAAAGCTTAGCCAGCCGGGATATCGCGTTAGGAACCAGCCTGGAGCAGCTGAGCCTGCCTTCCAGCCTGCCCGCCAGGGTAGAAGGCAGCAAAAATGAACAGCAGCTTGAGATACCTGTCACCTGGACAGCCCAGCCCCAGTATGATAAGGACACTCCCGGAGAATACCGATTTACCGCTGTACCCGCAGAGGCATATATACTATCAGATACACTTGTGGCTCCAGACCTTACAGTAACTGTAAAACAGGCGGATGATCCTATAACAGCTAATGATGATGAGATAGTGAGCAATAAACAGGAAAATTCTGAATTTCAGGATTTTTTAAATCAGGCCTTCTCATTTGATATCACCAGTGGAAGTATTGTCGTTGAGCCAGACACGACGGGGCAGTCAGATATCCAGGTTACACAGGGCAGTTCAGTAACTCACGGGGTCGCCTCATCCGATACGATTGAGCTGTACAGCACTTCCGGCGCCACCACTAATCATTCCGTTATGGTGCGAGGAGGGATCGAGGCGAATGTTGTTGTAAATGGTATTAACATTAAATCACCCAGCGGAGACGGCTTTTCCATTACTGAAAATTCGACTGTTACACTTACGATTGTGGGAAATAATTATGTTCAGCCATCAGGCTCCTATTATGCGGGAATATTAGTGCGTGTGGGAAGTTCACTCACTATTGAAGATGGGGGCAATGGTTTTCTTGAGGCCAGAGGAGGAAACTATAGTGCAGCCATAGGAGGGGCATCATCATATGATAGTTTAGGCAGCGGAGACATAACAATAAATAGCGGTACAATTAATTGTTATGCAGGCAAATGGAATGCTATTTTGGGAGGATATGGTGCAGATATAGAAATAAATGGTGGAAAAGTAACCATCAGTCATACCAATAATAATTTTGAAAAAAAGGGAATTATAGCAAATACATTATTATTGAATGGAGGAACTGTAACAGCTGATGGGTACAGAAACCCTAGTATAGAATGTAATAAAGCAATCATAAACGGAGGAAGTTTATATGTAAATTCTTCAATATCAGGAAGTTTTTTGAATGGTGCTGGACTTTCTGTGGCGCAAAATAAAATTGATGCAAACTCCATTTATGGCCCGAACGAACGGGTCAATGCGGGTGAACTTGATGTGCTGATGTCCAGGCTTCATACAACGCTGGTACCAGACGCACATTTGAACCTTTACGGTGTTAGCGAAGTCTATACCGACTCAAATTCAGCAGTCTATTTGTGGCTTCCCCTTGTTAATATGCCCCTCACCGATATTGAAGCGCCATCTTCTGTAAAAGACTATGATAACAGTGAACTTCCAGAAAAAATAACGGCCAAGTATCTCAGTACGCCAGTTACCTTAAAGCTCTTAAATCCTGACGATTATTCATCATCGGCAAACTATCAATGGCAATTGAACGGAAAGGATATAGAGGGCGCAACATCACAGACGCTGGAAGCAAAAGATATTGGCGCATATACGTTAAACATTACGGATGGAAGCTCTGTTTCCAGTTATCGTCAAATTATATTTTCCGCTGTCTACACGCTTTCCTTCGACAGTAACGGAGGCAGAGGGGTGATGCCGGATCAGATAAAAAACTACGGAGAAGCCCTGTCTTTGAACCCAAATGAATTCACAAAAGAAGGCTATACCTTTAACGGCTGGAAGGATTTGAAAAGTGGCACTGTTTATCCTGATAAAACTACCTTAAACGAGGATCTTACAGTCATAGATGGGGAAGTAGTCAAATTATACGCCCAGTGGCGTGCCAATAATTATACCATTAAATACGACGGCAACACTGCGGACGGCGGTGGCACACCGGAACAAACCATGACCTATGATACAGCAGCCCACCTGACGGCGAACGGCTATACCAAAACGGGTTATAGCTTTACAGGCTGGAACACCCAGCAGGATGGCGGGGGAACGACCTATATAGATGGACAAAATGTCATAAACCTGACGGCCACCGAAGGGGAAGAAGTAAGCCTGTATGCTCAGTGGTGTGCCAACAGCTACACCGTCAAATTCGACGGCAACACAGCAGACGGCGGCAGCACAGCAAACCAGGCCATGACTTATGATCAGGAAGCCAAACTGACCGCTAACGGCTACACTAAAACAGGGCATACTTTTACCGGATGGAATACTCAGTCCGATGGCGGCGGAACAGCTTATACTGATGGCCAGAACGTTAAAAATCTGACGGTCATTGAGGGAGAAACCGTCACCCTGTACGCCCAGTGGCGTGCCAACAGCTATAACATCAAGTTCGACGGCAACAGCGCCGACGGCGGAGATACGGCAGCCCAGAGCATGATCTATGACACAGCGGCGAACCTGACGGCTAACGGCTATACTAAAACTGGCTATACCTTTATTGGTTGGAACAGTCAGGCGGACAGCAAGGGAACATCCTATATCGATGGACAAAATGTTATAAATCTGACAGCTACCGAGGGCGAAACAGTTATCCTGTACGCCCAGTGGCGAGCCAATAACTATACCATCAAATTTGACGGTAACAGCGCCGACGGTGGCAGCACAAGCGACCAGAGTATGACTTATGATACAGCGGTCGATCTGAGGCTTAACGGCTATACTAAAACCGGCTACACCTTTACCGGCTGGAACACTCAATCCGATGGGGGAGGAACAGCTTATACTGATGGCCAGAATGTGACAAATCTGACGGCCATCGAGGGCGAAACCATTACCCTGTATGCCCAGTGGCGTGCCAACAGCTACACCGTCAAATTCAACGGTAACACAGCAGACGGCGGCAGTACGCAGGATCAGGCCATGGCCTATGACACAGCGGCCAACCTGACGCTTAACGGCTACACTAAAACCGGCTACACCTTTACCGGCTGGAACACCCAGCAGGACGGTGGAGGAACAGCTTATACCGAAAGCGAAAATGTCAAAAATATGACACCCGACGATGGAGGTGTTGTGACCCTGTACGCCCAGTGGCGGGCGAACACCTACTCCGTCAAATTCGACGGCAACACCGCCGACGGCGGCAGTATGCCGGACCAGACCATGATCTATGATCAGGCAGCCGACCTGGAGCTCAACAGCTATACCAAAATTGGCGCTGTCTTTATCGGCTGGAATACCCAGATCGATGGAAAAGGAACCGCCTATACCAATGGTGAAAATGTCAGGAACCTGACCACGACAGACAATGAAACTTTTCCCTTATACGCCCAGTGGCGTTTACGGACACCAGGTATCAGCACAAGCCAGAGCACTGGAAAGCATGGCGATACCATCACCGTGACCGGTGAAGACTTTGAACCGAATGTAGAGATCACCTTTACGCTGCACTCAATACCAAAAGAAATAGGGAGAGCAGCAGCAGACGAAGAAGGAAAGGTGACACTTACATTTCAGGTACCCTCTGACATAGAAGAGGGCGATCACCAGCTAACAGCAGATAATGGTATCCATTCCGCTCAAACTGGGTTTAAGGTGTTGAAAACAGTGAATGCAGATTCTGAAAAAAATGATAACAGCACACATAAATCAGCTGTTGGAACAGGAATACAAAGCTATGGGTATATTCCGGTTGTTCTTACTTTATTAGTCTTTGTCGTTGCTTTTGCTGTGTTGTTAAAAAGAAATAAATCAAAATGA